In Blastopirellula sp. J2-11, a single genomic region encodes these proteins:
- a CDS encoding sigma-70 family RNA polymerase sigma factor yields the protein MTLFFGDKSSSMNEDRTRTSSDYEEFLRLFTRDQLRVLAYIRALIHDHSVANDVFQETSLELWRSFATFRRDEEFAPWALGIARHQVLKYWRTRDRDRHIFSETLLAEISTTAIGLASELEPRQEALDECVTLLSDRQRELIQLFYGENQSAAAIANAWNRSVHAVYKSLKVMRRSLLDCVESKLTDQTI from the coding sequence ATGACTTTGTTTTTTGGCGACAAATCCAGCAGTATGAACGAAGACCGGACCCGCACGTCCTCAGATTACGAAGAGTTCCTCCGGCTATTCACGCGGGATCAATTGCGTGTGCTGGCCTATATTCGTGCGCTGATTCATGACCATTCGGTTGCGAACGACGTGTTTCAGGAAACGAGTCTGGAATTGTGGCGCAGCTTCGCAACCTTCCGACGAGACGAAGAATTTGCCCCTTGGGCGCTGGGAATCGCACGGCATCAGGTTCTGAAGTATTGGCGCACGCGTGACCGAGATCGTCATATTTTTAGCGAGACGTTGCTGGCGGAAATCTCGACCACAGCGATTGGCCTAGCCAGCGAACTGGAGCCGCGACAAGAGGCGCTGGACGAGTGCGTGACCTTGCTTAGCGATCGCCAGCGAGAATTAATTCAATTGTTTTACGGCGAAAATCAATCGGCCGCGGCGATTGCCAATGCTTGGAACCGATCCGTGCATGCGGTCTACAAATCGCTGAAAGTGATGCGCCGCTCCCTGCTGGATTGCGTTGAGTCGAAGCTCACAGATCAAACCATCTAA